The Aulosira sp. FACHB-615 nucleotide sequence GCTTGTCATTTATTACATGGACAAAAAATTAGTTTGCAACCGCGTCAATTATTACGTCAAATTCCTGGCGTGACTTTACGAGAACCTTTAGACGCAGCTTTGTGTTGTGGTAGTGCTGGGGTTTATAACCTATTACAACCAGAAGTCGCAGAGGAATTAGGACAGCAAAAGGTACAAAATTTATTAAATACTGGTGCTAATTTAATTGCTTCTCCGAATCCTGGTTGTGCTTTACAAATTACCAAGCATTTAGAATTGCAAGGTAAAAATATTGCGGTGATGCACCCAATGGAGTTGTTAGATTATGCAATTCAGGGTTTGCAGTTGAGATTGTGATTTCACCGCCTTGGCGACTAGTACAACAAGGCAAAAGTAAAAAGGCAAAAGTAAAAAGAAATAATAACGATACCACAAGCCTTGTAGCAATTTCTGATGGTCTGTTTATTTACGCCGACCTGTACTAGAGTAGTAGGCTGGGTGTAGCGATAGCGTAACCCAACAAAGTATGCGTGAATGTTGGGTTCCGTTCCTCCACCCAACCTACACCAGTCTAAGTTGTTACCTGTTGTCCTAGCCAGTTAACTCTGATTAATTCACGTTCATGAAAAAGACACCATTTTTCCGCCGATTTTTAGTGCTGACAGCCATAAATACTTTAATAATTAACTTACATCATAACAAACGCGATCGCCTAACGTCACTAACGGTAAATAGATTATCATTACTTTTGTTTATGTCTTTTAAATTTACATTTTTGGTTATAAATTCTTAGCTAAAATCCCCAAAAGCTTATATCTTATTAGTTATCCCAATTATTGAAAATTCAGCGCCCAAGACAAAACTTAAAACAACTGATTTGCATAAACAACATCCAGCAAGCAAGACTTAATTTCTCCAAACTAAGGACTTTATCACATGATGTTAAATTCTCGTTCTGCTGGAATTTTTTGGCAAGCAGGTCTATTTTTTGCGGGATTAATTAGCTGCTTAAACTTCACTTCTACTCCAGCATCAGCACAAACTCAAATAGAAAGTCCCATCGCAGATTTTTCCTCTGGTGATCCCGGTTCCTTTGCTGGTGCAGTAGTCTATGTTACTCCTGGTGCCTATTTATCTACTGCTGCTGCTCAAATAAATCCACCTATAGGGACATTTTTTAGAGGCATTAATGGTAGTTTCACAGTTACAGGTGTGTCATATATAGATCCAATCACTCATATTTCCACACCAAGCGTCACACTCCACACAGGAGGATTATTTGCATTACCTTATACAACACCAGAAGGTTCGATTCGAGGAGCGATAGTCGAAAGGCTCAGAAGCAATATCACACTAGATGAATTTGCCGCACTTGTCAGGGCGGCTGTAGGTAATGATGGTTTAGATTAGTAAATTCAAATTTTGATGTAATAATTTAGATGTAAAGACGTTGCATTGCAACGTCTTTTTTGAGGTACTAATTATGGAAGAATTATTAAATCTCAAAGAATTGTTGCTTAAAGGTAATATTCCAGAAGCATTAATTGTTGTCGAAGAATTAGAGGAAATGAGCCGCAATGATATTATCAAAACAATTCGGAGTTATGCAGTGATTTTGCTGCTACATCTGATTAAACAACAAGCTGAAAATCGCTCAACTCGTTCTTGGGATGTTTCTATTCGGAATTCAATTCGAGAAATTCAACGAGAAAATAAACGCCGGAAAGCAGGAGGATATTACCTCACCCCGGAAGAATTAAGAGAAACGTTAACCGAAGCTTATTTAAATGCTATTGATCAAGCTTCTTTAGAAGTAGAAGAAGGACGTTATGAACCCGAAGAATTAGAAAAGCTAATTAACAGTGAAGAAATTATTAATTATGGTTTAGATTTAATTTTACCAGGAGAAGCAGATTAATTGGTTAAACAAAGGCTGGATACATTATTAGTAGAGTTAAATTTATGCGCTTCTCGTGCTTTAGCACAAAGACTCATTCAAGCGGGAGAAGTGACTGTTAATCAGCAGATAATTGATAAACCAGGGACAGAAGTAGATATAGCGGCGCAAATCAAAGTCAAAGAGCGATCGCGCTTTGTGTCTCGTGGTGGCGATAAACTAGCAAAAGCTTTGGAATTATTTGCGATTCCTACCGATGGAAGAATTTGTTTAGATGGGGGAATTTCTACAGGCGGTTTTACTGACTGTCTGCTGCAAGCTGGAGCCAGCTTAGTTTATGGTATTGATGTTGGTTATGGCCAAGTTGATTGGCGCTTACGAAATGATGCGCGGGTGATTTTGCGAGAACGGACAAATCTACGCCAATTACAGCCCCAACAATTATACGCTGGAGGCGATCGCATTCCCGATTTGGCGGTGGTAGATGTGTCGTTTATTTCCTTAACCAAGATTTTGCCTGCACTGTGGCAATTAACTCAAGCTCCCCGTGAAGCGGTTTTATTAGTCAAGCCACAATTTGAGGTGGGAAAATCCCGTGTTGGCAAAAAAGGTGTAGTACGCGATTCTGACGACCAAGCTGATGCGATTTTTCAGGTATTACAAGCCGCAGATCAATTAGGCTGGAAATACAAAGGCTTAACTTGGTCGCCCATTACAGGCCCGGCTGGGAATGTGGAATATCTTTTATGGTTAGGGATGGAAAGTGAAACACCACCGCCAAAT carries:
- a CDS encoding TlyA family RNA methyltransferase, giving the protein MVKQRLDTLLVELNLCASRALAQRLIQAGEVTVNQQIIDKPGTEVDIAAQIKVKERSRFVSRGGDKLAKALELFAIPTDGRICLDGGISTGGFTDCLLQAGASLVYGIDVGYGQVDWRLRNDARVILRERTNLRQLQPQQLYAGGDRIPDLAVVDVSFISLTKILPALWQLTQAPREAVLLVKPQFEVGKSRVGKKGVVRDSDDQADAIFQVLQAADQLGWKYKGLTWSPITGPAGNVEYLLWLGMESETPPPNLELIKQLTKSAITDLREN
- a CDS encoding DUF29 family protein, producing MEELLNLKELLLKGNIPEALIVVEELEEMSRNDIIKTIRSYAVILLLHLIKQQAENRSTRSWDVSIRNSIREIQRENKRRKAGGYYLTPEELRETLTEAYLNAIDQASLEVEEGRYEPEELEKLINSEEIINYGLDLILPGEAD